In the Fusobacterium sp. DD2 genome, TATCTTAATTTTGGTGATACTATAGGATCTAGAACATTGGTAAAAAAATATGGGATTGATTTATCATCAGCTACAATCAGAAATGTAATGGCTGATTTGGAGGACATGGGATTTATTGCTAAGACCCATACTTCATCTGGAAGAATTCCAACAGACAAAGGATATAAATACTATCTTGATGAGTTGTTAAAAGTTGAAAAACTTACTCAGCAGGAAAAGGAAAATATTGAACTTGTCTATGAAAATCGTGTAAGCGAGTTGGATATGCTATTGCAACAGACTTCGTCTTTACTTTCTAAGCTTACTACATATGCTGGTATTGCTATGGAACCTAGTGGAATAATTGAAAGGGTTAAAAGAGTAGAACTGATATATGTAGATGAGTATATGATAATGGCAGTCATAATATTTGAAAACAGAGTTGTAAAGACAAGAAAGATACTTCTTACAAGTCCTGTTTTTAAAGAAGAACTTGACCAGCTGTCACAAGAGATAAATGAGCTTATAAAGGATAAAGCAGTTGGTTTACAGGAAATCGAAAGATATATACTTACAAAGAAAAAATTAATTCCAAAAGCAGCAGAGAAGTACGATGAAGATGGAAAATTATTTATAAATAATGTACCTAGTATATTTAAAGATAAACATGTAAATGAAATTTCAGATGCATTGGAACTTTTCCATCATAGAGATGACATACGAGGAATATTTGAGCATGTTCTTACTACAAGAGATACACCAAGTGGTGTAGTAAATGTAGTTTTAGGCGATGAGCTTGGAGTAAAAGGACTTGAAGATTTCAGCTTTGTGTATTCAACATATATGCTTGGAGATTCTAAGGGAATAATTGGAGTTATTGGTCCAAAACGTATGGCTTATTCAAAAACTATGGGACTTATAAAGTATGTAACTCAAGAGGTAAATAAAGTGATCAATGAAAATAAAAAAATCGAAAGAAAGGAAGACATAGATGTTTAATAAGAAAGAAAAAGAAAATAAAGATATTAAAGAAGAAATAAAAGAAACAAATGAAATAAAAGAAGAAAAAACTTGTAATTGTGGTGGCGACTGCAACTGCAAAAAAGAGGAAACACAGGAAGATATCATAGCACAGAAAGATGAAGAGATTGGAAAATTAAAAGCTGAAGTTGAAGATTGGAAACAATCATACTTAAGAAAACAAGCTGAATTCCAAAACTTCACAAAGAGAAAAGAAAAAGAGATGGAAGAGTTCAGACAGTTTGCATCAGAAAAAGTAATAACAGATCTTTTAACTGGACTTGACAATCTTGAAAGAGCAATAGCTGCATCTGAAGCAACAAAGGATTTTGACGGACTTGTTAAAGGTGTAGAGATGATCTTAGGACAACTAAAGAGCATAATGAAAACAGAGGGAGTAGAGCTTATTAAAGCTGACGGTAAATATGATCCTGTATTCCATCATGCAGTAATGGTTGAAGATAATCCAGAATTTGAAGATGATCATATTATATTAGAACTTCAAAAAGGTTATACAATGAAGGGAAAAGTAATAAGACCATCAATGGTTAAAGTTTGTAAAAAAGGGTAAAAGAAGTAATTAATTAATAAATTTAAAATTTCAAAAGGGAATATTTTAGGAGGTAAAAATGAGTAAAATAATCGGAATTGACTTAGGAACAACTAACTCTTGTGTATCAGTAATGGAAGGTGGAAGCACTACAATAATACCTAACTCTGAAGGAGCAAGAACTACACCATCAGTTGTAAACATAAAAGAAAACGGAGAAATAATTGTTGGGGAAATAGCAAAAAGACAAGCTATCACAAATCCAACTTCAACAGTTAGCTCAATAAAAACACATATGGGATCAGACTATAAAGTTGAAATCTTTGGAAAGAAATATACTCCACAAGAAATTTCAGCTATGATCTTAAAGAAACTTAAAAAAGATGCTGAAGGATACTTAGGACAAGAAATCAAAGAAGCAGTTATCACAGTACCAGCTTACTTTACAGACGCTCAAAGACAAGCAACTAAAGACGCTGGAGCAATTGCAGGACTTGAAGTAAAAAGAATAATCAACGAACCTACAGCAGCGGCATTAGCTTATGGACTAGAAAAACAAAAAGAAGAAAAAGTACTAGTATTTGACCTTGGTGGAGGTACATTTGACGTATCTATCCTTGAAATTGCTGACGGAGTAATCGAAGTTATAGCAACTGCAGGAAACAACCACTTAGGTGGAGACGACTTTGACAATGAAATCATAAAATGGTTAACATCTGAATTCAAGAAAGAAACTGGAATTGATCTTTCAAATGATAAAATGGCTTACCAAAGATTAAAAGATGCAGCTGAAAAAGCTAAGAAAGAACTTTCTACAATGATGGAAACTTCAATCTCATTACCATTTATCACAATGGATTCAACAGGACCAAAACACTTAGAAATGAAATTAACAAGAGCTAAATTTAATGATCTAACTAAACACTTAGTTGAAGCAACTCAAGTTCCTACAAAAACAGCTCTTACAGATGCTAAATTATCACCAAGCGATATAGATGAGATCTTACTAGTTGGAGGATCTACAAGAATACCTGCAGTTCAAGAATGGGTTGAATCATTCTTCGGTAAGAAACCAAATAAAGGAATAAACCCAGACGAAGTTGTTGCAGCTGGAGCAGCTATCCAAGGTGGAGTATTAATGGGAGACGTAAAAGACGTATTACTTCTTGACGTAACACCATTATCATTAGGAATTGAAACTTTAGGTGGAGTATTTACTAAGATGATTGAGAAAAATACAACTATCCCAGTTAAGAAATCTCAAATCTATTCAACAGCAGTAGATAACCAACCAGCAGTTACTATAAACGTATTACAAGGTGAAAGAGCTAAAGCAGCTGACAACCATAAATTAGGAGAATTTAACCTAGAAGGAATTCCAGCAGCTCCAAGAGGAGTACCTCAAATTGAAGTAACATTTGATATTGACGCAAACGGAATCGTTCACGTATCAGCTAAAGATTTAGGAACAGGAAAACAAAATACTGTAACTATCTCTGGATCAACTAACCTATCTAAAGAAGATATAGACAGAATGACTAGAGAAGCTGAAGCTCATGAAGCTGAAGATAAGAAATTTAAAGAATTAGTTGAAACAAGAAACAAAGCTGATATGTTAATCTCTTCCACTGAAAAATCTCTAAAAGAATATGGAGATAAAGCAACTGAACAAGAAAAGAAAGATATTGAAGCAGCAATTGAAGAACTTAAAAAAGTAAAAGATGGAGAAGACAAAGATGCTATAGAAAAAGCTATGGAACATCTATCTCAAGTTGCTCACAAATTTGCTGAAGAAATCTATAAAGAAGCTCAAGCAAAAGCTCAAGCTCAACAAGGTGGACAACAAGCAGGAGCTCAACAAGAACAAAAGAAAGATGACGACGACGTAGCTGAAGCTGAAGTTGTTGACTAATACTAAACTGAATATAGATTAAACTTTTAATATTATAACAATAAAGGGGAGATGGCTTAGGCCCTCTTCCCTTAAATTAAATTTAAGAGAAGTTGGTGGAGGATAAGATGGAAGTTAAGATAAATAATGGAATTATGGAAGCAACAATTGAAACTTTTGGAGCAGAGTTAGTTGGACTTAAAGATTTAAAAGAGAATAGGGAGTATGTTTGGCAAAAGGATCCTAAATTCTGGGCTAAATCTTCACCAATACTATTTCCATTTGTAGGTGGAATAAAAGGTGAGAAATATTGTTATAATGGAAAAGAGTATACTATAAAAACAAAACATGGATTTGCAAGAGATTATGACTTTGAAGTAGTAAAAAAAGAGGATACATATGTAGAGTTTTTATTTCAGGCAAATGAAGAAACTAAAAAGATTTATCCTTTTAATTTTAAACTTTATTTGAAATATACCTTAAAAGGAAAAGAGTTGGAAATTGAATATAGAGTAGAAAATTTAGAGGATGAGAAGATGTATTTTTCTCTAGGAGCTCATCCTGCTTTTTCAACACCACTGGAAAAAGGTGGAGTTCATGAAGATTACTATATAGAGTTTGAAAAACCAGAAACTGGAGAGATTAAAGTTCTAAATGGAGCATTTATCGATTCGAAAAAAACAGAAAAAGCTTTTGATGGAAAGAAGATAATTCTTACAAAAGACAGATTTATAAATGATGCAATGATAATTGAAAATCCAAATTCTCAAAAAGCATATTTAAAGAATGATAAAACAGGATATAAATTATCTTTTGACTTTACTGGATTTAAATATATTGCTTTTTGGAATGTACCAGGGGCTGAGTATGTATGCTTCGAACCATGGAATGGAATATCAGATTATGATAACTGTACAGGAAATCTTGTAGAGAAAAAAGGGATAGAAGTCCTTGAAGGAAAAGAAAAATTCGTAAGAAGAGTAAAAATAGAAATTCTATAACCTTGGATTTTATGTTATAATAGCTAGGCTTATAGATATTATAGAAATTTTTATTATAGATGGAGGAAATATTAAATGGCAGATAAAAGAGATTACTATGAAGTCCTTGGTATTGCAAAAGGAGCTTCAGACGATGAAATAAAGAAAGCATATAGAAAAGCAGCCATGAAATACCATCCTGATAAGTTCAGTAATGCCACTGAGAAAGAGAAAAAGGATGCTGAAGAAAAATTCAAAGAGGTCAATGAAGCTTATCAAGTATTATCAGACCCACAAAAGAAAGCTCAATATGACCAATTTGGACATGCTGCTTTTGAACAGGGAGCAGGATTTGGCGGAGCTGGAGGATTCAGTGGATTTGGTGGAGCTGGAGGTTTTGAAGATATATTCAGCTCATTCTTTGGTGGAGGAGCATCAGGATTTGGTGGATTTAGTGGAGGTTTCAGTAGCAGAAGAGGAAGCTATCAGGAACCAGGAAGAGACCTTTCATATCAAATTCAAATAACACTTGAAGAGGCTGCAGAAGGTGTAGAAAAAACTATAAAATATAAAAGAGATGGAAAATGCCCTACATGTAATGGTAGTGGAGCAGAACCAGGAAGCAAGATGAAGACTTGTCCAAAATGTGGAGGTAAAGGATTTATTGAAACAGTTCAAAGAACAGTTTTAGGAAATATGGTAAGCCACGTTGAATGTGATGAGTGTCATGGTAAGAGAGAGGTTCCTGAAAAGAAATGTAAAACTTGTGGTGGAACTGGAATAAAGAAAGAAACTGTTGAAAAGAAATTTAAAATACCAGCAGGAATTGAAGATGGACAAAGATTGAGACTTGATGGTATGGGAGAAGCTAGTACAACAGGTGGACCTAATGGGGATCTATATGTAATTGTTAGAATAAAACCACATCCTATTTTCGAAAGAAGAGGAGACGATATATTCTGTGAAGTACCTATTACATTTGCAACAGCTGCTTTAGGTGGAGAGATTGATATCCCAACACTAAAAGGTAAGAAGAGCATCAAGATACCTGCAGGTACTCAGACAGATAAATTATTCAAACTTAGAGACCAGGGAATCAAGGCTTTAAGAGGAACTGGAAAAGGTTCTGAATATGTAAGAGTAGTTGTTGAAACTCCTACTGACTTAACTGAAAAACAACAAAAACTATTAAAAGAATTTGACGAAAGTTTACAGGATAAAAACTATAAAAAGCACAAAACATTTTTAGATAAGTTAAAATCTTTTATCAATAAGTTATGAAGATTATGGCGTAACAGATAGTGAAATAAATTGAAAAACCAATATATATGTGCTATACTAAAAAGAGAGAAATTTTGTCAGAGGGGGATAAAATATGGAACAATTACTAGGTAAATACGGAGGAGCAGCTTTAACATTTATTATATGGATTGCTGTGTTCTATTTCTTATTAATATTACCAAATAAGAAGAAACAAAAGAAACAAAAACAAATGCTTGACTCAATAAAAGAGGGAGTGGAAGTTTTAACTGTTGGTGGAATCAAAGGAACAGTAGCTTCTGTAAATGAAGAGTACATAGAATTAAGAGTTGATAAAGGAGTTAAAATCACTCTTAGAAAAAGTGCAATTTCAGCAGTATTAGAAAAGTAAAATAGAGAATCTAAAGGCTGACAGAGGAAGATGAGGGATCAAAAGTGAGTCCCCCTCTTTTCGTCAGCCTTTCTTTTAATGGAGAGATGAGATGAAACGTATATTTATTCTTTTTTTTATGTTATGTACCTTGGCATTTGCTGGGAATATAACTAATGTTCAGAACAAGGGAAATAAGATAGTTATGTCCCTTAAAAACTTTGATAAATCTCAATATCAGTCAAGTTATGACTCATATAACAGACTGCTTTTTTTGGAGTTTCCAAAAAGTCCAATGACAAAAAAAATAAATACCGCTTCATTTAAAAATAAGTATGTAGAAAGTTTTGAAACAGTTGATTATGGGGATGGAACAGGTTTTTTTATAAAGCTTAATAAAAATATCTCATACAGTTTGAACTCTACTTCCAGAGAATTTACAATAACTTTCAATGATAAAAGTTTTAAAAAACAATATACTATTATAATTGACCCTGGTCATGGTGGAAAAGATCCAGGAGCAACAGGATTTAAAAAGTATCATGAAAAAGATGTGGTACTTGCTGTAGCTAAATATTTAAGAGATGAGCTTAAATCTGATTTTAATGTTATAATGACTAGAGATAGTGATTATTTTGTAACTTTAGCTCAAAGACCTAATATAGGAAACAGAGCTAAAGCGGATATGTTTATAAGTATTCATGCTAACTCAGCTATGACAGATAAACTTTATGGTACAGAGGTCTTTTATTTTTCTAAGAAATCATCTCCTTATGCTGAGAGAATAGCTGCTTTTGAAAACAGTGTTGGAGATAAATATGGAGAAAAGAGTAGTAATATTGTTCAGATAATGGGAGAGCTTGCTTATCAGAAAAATCAGGAGATATCAGTAGGTTTTGCTAGAAATGTTGTAAATTCCATTTCAAGTGGAATGGGTATGAAAAATAGAGGAATACATGGAGCTAACTTTGCAGTACTTCGTGGATTTAATGGACCAGGGATACTTATTGAACTTGGATTTATTAATAATAAACAGGATTTAGGAAAACTTATCTATCAGAGCAATCAGAGAAAAATGGCTCAGCAGATTGCAAAAGCTGTAAGAGCTAATTATTATTAAAAGTGGTGATGTATAGTGATAAAGTATAAAAAAAGTTTGATAACTCTTGTGATAATATGGCTTTTTGTAATAATTCTTGGTGGGATATATATGAAATTGAAATCTACTTCAGAGAAAATTTTTACTATAGATATTCCTAGAAAAACAAAATCACTTACAACAACAGGGAAATTAGAAAATGCAAAATTTTATTATCCAAATGATAGTTTTAGTGGATTGGAAACAAAGATAGATGAGATACCAGTTTACTACAAAAGAAGAGATAAGATTGAAAAAATAGCTGAGAACAGTTTTGAAAATTTAAATAGAGTGCATCTTCTTCCAACAGCTCAGGTAGATGTAAAAAATGTCTACATAAAGGGAGATACTGCATATATAGATTGTGATGCAAATATTCAAAGTTTGAAGGAACCAACAAAGAAAAATCTGCTGGGAATATATTCAATAGTAAATAGTATCACAGAGATAGATGGAATAAACAAGGTTAAAATACTGGTTGATGAAAAAGAGGAAAGTGGAAACTTTTCAAGAACATATATGAGAAATATGAAATTTTAATAAATGGGCGGTCAAGATAATCAGATTTAATAAAAAAGGAATACATAACCAAATATCGTATAAATAAGTATAGAGGATTTGGATATGTTTAATCTGAGGCATTTTTGACACGCCTTTTTTTGTGGGAGGAAAAATGTTAGAAAAATTAAGAGAAGAGGTAAAAAAAAGGGTAACTCCTAAGAGATATATCCATATATTGGGAGTGGAAGAAAAAGCTGCAGAGCTGGGGAAAAAATATGGAGCTGATGAAAGTAAAGTGAGAACAGCTGCAATTCTTCACGATGTGGCAAAGAGTATGAGTGTAGATGAGTTAGAAAGAATCTGCAGGGAGGAATATTCAGATGAGCTTACCCCTGAGGATATAGAAATTACACCTATACTTCATGGATTTGTGGGAGAATATATAGCAAAGAAGGAATTTGGAATAGAGGATAGAGATATTTTAGATGGAATAAAATATCATACTATTGGGAAAAAGGGACTTGGAATAGTTGGAAGAATTATTTATATAGCAGATGCTATTGAAAAGAATAGAGATTATCCTGGCGTAGAAGAATTAAGATATGAAACAGATAGGGACTTAGATGGAGGAATAATATCTGAGATAAATCATAAGGATGAGTATCTTAAAAAAACAGGTGGGAAATCTCATAGAAATACATTGGAAATGAGAGATTGGCTTATTGAGTCAAGACAAAGGAGGAATTAGATGAATATAGAAAAAGAATTGGAAAAATTAAAACATATATTTGAGGAAAATAAGGGAAAAGGTTTAAAACAGGATGAGATAACAAAGGCTTTAGGATGGTCTCAAAAATTCAGAAAAGAGAATAGAGAGATTCTAGATAGCTGGGTTGAAAATGGAGAGCTTACAAGAAATGGAAGAGGAAAATATAATCTTCCTGAAAATACTGGATTTGTAAAAGGGGTATTTAGTATCATAAAGGACAGATTTGCCTTTGTAGATACAGAGACTGAGGGAATATTTATTCCTAGAAGTGGTTTTAATGGAGCCCTTGATGGAGATACAGTATTTGTAAAAATAACTTCTGGAGATAATGATAATAAGAAAAAAGAGGGAGAAGTTGTAAGGATTATAAAAAGAGAGAAAGATACTGTTATTGGTATTTTTCAAAAGAATAAAAACTTTGGTTTTGTAACTCCTACACACTCTTTTGGAAGAGATATCTATATTCCGTCAAAGAGAATGAAAGGTGCAGATGACAATCAGCTTGTTGTTGTAAAAATAACATTCTGGGGAGATAATGAAAGAAAACCTGAGGGAGAAATTGTTGAGATATTAGGTGATCCATACAATACT is a window encoding:
- the hrcA gene encoding heat-inducible transcriptional repressor HrcA; amino-acid sequence: MSITEREKLVLNAIVNYYLNFGDTIGSRTLVKKYGIDLSSATIRNVMADLEDMGFIAKTHTSSGRIPTDKGYKYYLDELLKVEKLTQQEKENIELVYENRVSELDMLLQQTSSLLSKLTTYAGIAMEPSGIIERVKRVELIYVDEYMIMAVIIFENRVVKTRKILLTSPVFKEELDQLSQEINELIKDKAVGLQEIERYILTKKKLIPKAAEKYDEDGKLFINNVPSIFKDKHVNEISDALELFHHRDDIRGIFEHVLTTRDTPSGVVNVVLGDELGVKGLEDFSFVYSTYMLGDSKGIIGVIGPKRMAYSKTMGLIKYVTQEVNKVINENKKIERKEDIDV
- the grpE gene encoding nucleotide exchange factor GrpE; translation: MFNKKEKENKDIKEEIKETNEIKEEKTCNCGGDCNCKKEETQEDIIAQKDEEIGKLKAEVEDWKQSYLRKQAEFQNFTKRKEKEMEEFRQFASEKVITDLLTGLDNLERAIAASEATKDFDGLVKGVEMILGQLKSIMKTEGVELIKADGKYDPVFHHAVMVEDNPEFEDDHIILELQKGYTMKGKVIRPSMVKVCKKG
- the dnaK gene encoding molecular chaperone DnaK, with amino-acid sequence MSKIIGIDLGTTNSCVSVMEGGSTTIIPNSEGARTTPSVVNIKENGEIIVGEIAKRQAITNPTSTVSSIKTHMGSDYKVEIFGKKYTPQEISAMILKKLKKDAEGYLGQEIKEAVITVPAYFTDAQRQATKDAGAIAGLEVKRIINEPTAAALAYGLEKQKEEKVLVFDLGGGTFDVSILEIADGVIEVIATAGNNHLGGDDFDNEIIKWLTSEFKKETGIDLSNDKMAYQRLKDAAEKAKKELSTMMETSISLPFITMDSTGPKHLEMKLTRAKFNDLTKHLVEATQVPTKTALTDAKLSPSDIDEILLVGGSTRIPAVQEWVESFFGKKPNKGINPDEVVAAGAAIQGGVLMGDVKDVLLLDVTPLSLGIETLGGVFTKMIEKNTTIPVKKSQIYSTAVDNQPAVTINVLQGERAKAADNHKLGEFNLEGIPAAPRGVPQIEVTFDIDANGIVHVSAKDLGTGKQNTVTISGSTNLSKEDIDRMTREAEAHEAEDKKFKELVETRNKADMLISSTEKSLKEYGDKATEQEKKDIEAAIEELKKVKDGEDKDAIEKAMEHLSQVAHKFAEEIYKEAQAKAQAQQGGQQAGAQQEQKKDDDDVAEAEVVD
- a CDS encoding aldose 1-epimerase family protein: MEVKINNGIMEATIETFGAELVGLKDLKENREYVWQKDPKFWAKSSPILFPFVGGIKGEKYCYNGKEYTIKTKHGFARDYDFEVVKKEDTYVEFLFQANEETKKIYPFNFKLYLKYTLKGKELEIEYRVENLEDEKMYFSLGAHPAFSTPLEKGGVHEDYYIEFEKPETGEIKVLNGAFIDSKKTEKAFDGKKIILTKDRFINDAMIIENPNSQKAYLKNDKTGYKLSFDFTGFKYIAFWNVPGAEYVCFEPWNGISDYDNCTGNLVEKKGIEVLEGKEKFVRRVKIEIL
- the dnaJ gene encoding molecular chaperone DnaJ, which translates into the protein MADKRDYYEVLGIAKGASDDEIKKAYRKAAMKYHPDKFSNATEKEKKDAEEKFKEVNEAYQVLSDPQKKAQYDQFGHAAFEQGAGFGGAGGFSGFGGAGGFEDIFSSFFGGGASGFGGFSGGFSSRRGSYQEPGRDLSYQIQITLEEAAEGVEKTIKYKRDGKCPTCNGSGAEPGSKMKTCPKCGGKGFIETVQRTVLGNMVSHVECDECHGKREVPEKKCKTCGGTGIKKETVEKKFKIPAGIEDGQRLRLDGMGEASTTGGPNGDLYVIVRIKPHPIFERRGDDIFCEVPITFATAALGGEIDIPTLKGKKSIKIPAGTQTDKLFKLRDQGIKALRGTGKGSEYVRVVVETPTDLTEKQQKLLKEFDESLQDKNYKKHKTFLDKLKSFINKL
- the yajC gene encoding preprotein translocase subunit YajC, translated to MEQLLGKYGGAALTFIIWIAVFYFLLILPNKKKQKKQKQMLDSIKEGVEVLTVGGIKGTVASVNEEYIELRVDKGVKITLRKSAISAVLEK
- a CDS encoding N-acetylmuramoyl-L-alanine amidase; amino-acid sequence: MLCTLAFAGNITNVQNKGNKIVMSLKNFDKSQYQSSYDSYNRLLFLEFPKSPMTKKINTASFKNKYVESFETVDYGDGTGFFIKLNKNISYSLNSTSREFTITFNDKSFKKQYTIIIDPGHGGKDPGATGFKKYHEKDVVLAVAKYLRDELKSDFNVIMTRDSDYFVTLAQRPNIGNRAKADMFISIHANSAMTDKLYGTEVFYFSKKSSPYAERIAAFENSVGDKYGEKSSNIVQIMGELAYQKNQEISVGFARNVVNSISSGMGMKNRGIHGANFAVLRGFNGPGILIELGFINNKQDLGKLIYQSNQRKMAQQIAKAVRANYY
- a CDS encoding GerMN domain-containing protein; protein product: MKLKSTSEKIFTIDIPRKTKSLTTTGKLENAKFYYPNDSFSGLETKIDEIPVYYKRRDKIEKIAENSFENLNRVHLLPTAQVDVKNVYIKGDTAYIDCDANIQSLKEPTKKNLLGIYSIVNSITEIDGINKVKILVDEKEESGNFSRTYMRNMKF
- the yqeK gene encoding bis(5'-nucleosyl)-tetraphosphatase (symmetrical) YqeK — translated: MLEKLREEVKKRVTPKRYIHILGVEEKAAELGKKYGADESKVRTAAILHDVAKSMSVDELERICREEYSDELTPEDIEITPILHGFVGEYIAKKEFGIEDRDILDGIKYHTIGKKGLGIVGRIIYIADAIEKNRDYPGVEELRYETDRDLDGGIISEINHKDEYLKKTGGKSHRNTLEMRDWLIESRQRRN